From Deltaproteobacteria bacterium, the proteins below share one genomic window:
- the metG gene encoding methionine--tRNA ligase, with the protein MKPFFISTPIYYVNAKPHLGHGYTTIVADSISRFHRLKGDATFFLTGTDEHGDKIVQAAEANGQQPKEYADTISQLFKNLWPSLEIDNDAFVRTTDEHHKKCVQHVLQQVFDKGDIYFDEYGGHYCFGCERFYTEKELVDGKCPDHQTVPTFIKEKNYFFRMSKYLEPLRAHIEANPDFIQPERYRNEVLSMLKEDLGDLCISRPKTRLTWGIELPFDRDFVTYVWFDALINYISALGYPDGEAFRKYWPGAHHLVAKDILKPHAVFWPTMLMAAGIPLYKGLRVHGYWTINETKMSKSLGNVVAPLDMAQKYGLSAFRYFLLSEMSFGQDSSFGEEALVGRFNADLANDLGNLYSRSLSMTHKYFGGAVPECGDLLDVDREVLDLGQNAMTNFQIQFEHFQFSRAIKSLWELIRFLNKYIDTTAPWTLFKNKDMARLGTVLYVILEGLRKVAVHLWPVMPSTAETMIAQLGGVFDLAGVDLESEVSSWFGLQPGTKVADRSNLFPRQDLEPKAETPTEPKKAKDAKAPREQTPQPAMACPTCIEFEDFAKVDLRVGTVLSVDKHPEADRLLVLKVDAGEDSPRQIVSGIAEFWAPADLVGRQVVIVANLKPRKLRGLVSQGMILAVKQDGGLALLGPSSGVTSGSKVS; encoded by the coding sequence GTGAAGCCCTTTTTCATTTCCACGCCCATCTACTACGTCAACGCCAAGCCGCACCTGGGTCATGGCTACACGACCATCGTCGCCGACAGTATCAGTCGCTTCCATCGTCTGAAGGGCGACGCCACCTTTTTTCTGACCGGCACCGACGAACACGGCGACAAGATCGTCCAGGCGGCCGAGGCCAATGGCCAGCAGCCCAAGGAATACGCCGACACCATCAGCCAGCTCTTCAAAAATCTGTGGCCGAGCCTGGAAATCGACAACGACGCCTTTGTCCGGACCACGGACGAGCACCACAAAAAATGCGTCCAGCACGTGCTGCAGCAGGTTTTCGACAAGGGGGATATCTATTTCGACGAATACGGTGGGCATTATTGCTTTGGCTGCGAACGTTTTTACACCGAAAAAGAACTGGTGGACGGCAAATGCCCGGATCACCAGACCGTGCCGACCTTCATCAAGGAAAAGAACTATTTTTTCCGCATGAGCAAATATCTGGAGCCATTGCGGGCGCACATCGAGGCCAATCCGGATTTCATCCAGCCCGAGCGCTACCGCAACGAGGTCCTGTCCATGCTCAAGGAAGACCTGGGCGATCTGTGCATCTCGCGGCCCAAGACCCGTCTGACCTGGGGCATCGAGCTCCCCTTTGACCGCGATTTCGTGACCTATGTCTGGTTCGACGCCCTGATCAACTACATCTCGGCCCTGGGCTATCCGGATGGCGAGGCGTTCAGGAAATACTGGCCCGGCGCGCACCACCTCGTGGCCAAGGACATCCTGAAACCCCACGCCGTGTTCTGGCCGACCATGCTCATGGCCGCCGGCATCCCGCTCTACAAGGGGCTGCGCGTGCACGGCTACTGGACCATCAACGAAACCAAGATGTCCAAGAGCCTGGGCAACGTCGTCGCCCCCCTGGACATGGCCCAGAAGTACGGCCTGAGCGCGTTTCGGTATTTCCTGCTCTCGGAAATGAGTTTCGGTCAGGATTCGTCCTTTGGCGAGGAGGCCCTGGTCGGCCGTTTCAACGCCGATCTGGCCAACGATCTTGGCAATCTATACTCGCGCAGTTTGTCCATGACCCACAAGTATTTCGGCGGCGCGGTCCCGGAATGTGGCGACCTGCTCGACGTGGACCGGGAAGTGCTGGATCTCGGCCAAAACGCCATGACCAATTTCCAGATCCAGTTCGAGCATTTCCAGTTCTCGCGGGCCATTAAATCGTTGTGGGAATTGATCCGCTTCCTGAACAAATACATCGACACCACCGCGCCCTGGACCCTGTTCAAAAACAAGGACATGGCCCGGCTGGGCACGGTGTTGTACGTGATCCTGGAAGGCCTGCGCAAGGTGGCCGTGCATCTCTGGCCGGTCATGCCCTCCACGGCCGAAACCATGATCGCCCAACTTGGCGGCGTGTTCGACCTGGCCGGCGTCGATCTGGAATCGGAGGTGTCGTCCTGGTTCGGTCTACAGCCGGGAACCAAGGTCGCCGATCGGTCCAACCTTTTCCCGCGCCAGGATCTGGAACCCAAGGCCGAAACACCGACCGAACCCAAGAAGGCCAAGGACGCCAAGGCCCCCAGGGAACAGACGCCCCAGCCGGCCATGGCCTGTCCAACCTGCATCGAATTCGAGGACTTCGCCAAGGTTGATCTGCGGGTGGGCACGGTCTTGTCGGTGGACAAGCACCCCGAGGCGGATCGTCTGCTCGTGCTCAAGGTGGACGCGGGCGAGGACAGCCCGCGCCAGATCGTGTCCGGCATCGCCGAGTTTTGGGCGCCAGCGGACCTTGTCGGACGGCAGGTGGTCATCGTGGCCAACCTGAAGCCGCGCAAGCTCCGTGGGCTGGTCTCCCAGGGCATGATTCTGGCAGTGAAACAGGATGGCGGTCTCGCCCTCCTCGGACCAAGTTCGGGAGTCACGAGCGGGTCCAAGGTATCCTAA
- a CDS encoding dihydropyrimidine dehydrogenase (NADH-dependent; catalyzes the conversion of pyrimidines to 5,6-dihydro compounds in pyrimidine degradation), giving the protein LMRGYKFPEVDTPVAAGRQVIVLGGGNVAMDAARTALRLDAEKVTIVYRRTKDEMPARREELEHALEEGVCLENLAAPIAFNGDETGHLKSLTVQRMELGEPDASGRRKPVAVDGAFFDIPTDLAILGIGTGPNQVLLRETPELTLNKWGYIQANPETGETEIPMVFAGGDIVTGAATVVLAMGAGRRSAREIARRLGVL; this is encoded by the coding sequence CCTCATGCGTGGCTACAAATTCCCGGAGGTGGACACGCCCGTGGCCGCCGGCCGCCAGGTGATCGTTCTGGGTGGTGGCAACGTGGCCATGGACGCGGCACGCACGGCCCTGCGCCTGGACGCGGAAAAGGTGACCATCGTCTACCGTCGGACCAAGGACGAAATGCCGGCCCGCCGGGAAGAGCTGGAACATGCCCTGGAAGAAGGCGTCTGTCTGGAGAATCTGGCCGCGCCCATTGCCTTTAACGGCGACGAGACCGGACACCTCAAGAGTCTGACCGTGCAACGCATGGAACTGGGCGAGCCCGACGCCTCGGGCCGGCGCAAACCCGTGGCCGTGGATGGCGCGTTTTTCGACATCCCCACGGACTTGGCCATTCTGGGCATCGGCACCGGCCCCAACCAGGTCCTGCTGCGCGAAACCCCGGAACTGACCCTGAACAAATGGGGCTACATCCAGGCCAATCCCGAAACCGGTGAAACCGAAATCCCCATGGTTTTCGCCGGAGGAGACATCGTCACCGGCGCGGCCACGGTGGTCCTGGCCATGGGCGCGGGACGGCGTTCGGCCCGGGAAATCGCCCGCCGACTCGGGGTTCTCTGA
- a CDS encoding methyl-accepting chemotaxis protein gives MRRIFHLLLGLAGLLNLAVIALNLGSAATMILGVAGLFLLGGAALYLERRVLPSLASLHQCTAAHAAGQNTPPIADLPIELDILGRDIAELGRKFMEKSVLNDTVLHNLMMPMAIVDNKGRIEWLNAPMVRLTEQDGAPESFQGRLFSEFFYNDQCETICDKAIRAKDKQFAKTEMQSRKNNTKYISIASFPLVNASGEIRGAFTSVMDFTNIKLKEDQILAQNERIATGARQALNIAHEVTELAGQLLNQVTGASQDVELQQMRTAEVATAIDQMNATILEVARNAGSASQAASKTESTGSDGARIVGEVIQVMDQVNTRAGQLKSEMSTLGTQAEGIGRIMAVINDIADQTNLLALNAAIEAARAGAAGRGFAVVADEVRKLAEKTMQATSEVSQYIRAIQDSARTSIQATEGTAQVIGQATELSQAANDSLAAILRLISETNDQIRAIATATEEQSAASEQIGRSTNEVNSIAENTVQVMHDFKTGVDNLRTLAMELDQAMEQMQQR, from the coding sequence ATGCGACGGATTTTCCATCTTCTTCTCGGTCTCGCTGGGCTGCTGAATCTGGCCGTCATCGCCCTGAACCTGGGCAGCGCGGCAACCATGATCCTGGGAGTGGCCGGCCTGTTTCTCCTGGGCGGGGCGGCTCTATATCTGGAACGCCGGGTTCTTCCATCTCTCGCAAGCCTGCACCAATGTACCGCGGCCCATGCAGCCGGACAGAATACGCCGCCCATTGCGGACCTTCCAATCGAACTCGACATCCTGGGACGCGACATCGCGGAGCTTGGCCGGAAGTTCATGGAAAAATCCGTCCTCAACGACACGGTGCTTCATAACCTGATGATGCCCATGGCCATTGTCGACAACAAAGGCCGCATCGAGTGGCTCAACGCTCCCATGGTCCGGCTGACGGAACAGGACGGCGCCCCGGAAAGCTTTCAAGGCCGCCTTTTTTCCGAGTTCTTCTACAACGACCAGTGCGAGACCATCTGTGACAAGGCCATTCGGGCCAAGGACAAGCAATTCGCCAAAACCGAAATGCAGTCCCGCAAAAACAACACCAAATACATTTCCATCGCCTCCTTCCCCCTGGTGAACGCCAGTGGGGAAATCCGGGGCGCCTTCACCTCGGTCATGGACTTCACCAATATCAAGCTCAAGGAAGACCAAATCCTGGCCCAAAACGAGCGTATCGCCACGGGCGCGCGTCAGGCCCTGAACATTGCCCACGAAGTCACCGAGCTGGCCGGGCAGCTCCTGAATCAGGTCACGGGCGCCAGCCAGGATGTCGAATTGCAGCAAATGCGCACGGCCGAGGTGGCCACGGCCATCGACCAGATGAACGCGACCATCCTGGAGGTGGCCCGCAACGCGGGTTCCGCGTCCCAGGCCGCGTCTAAAACCGAATCCACGGGTTCCGATGGCGCGCGCATTGTCGGCGAGGTCATCCAGGTCATGGACCAGGTCAACACCAGGGCCGGCCAACTCAAATCCGAGATGAGCACCCTGGGCACCCAGGCCGAGGGCATCGGGCGCATCATGGCCGTCATCAACGATATCGCGGACCAGACCAACCTTCTCGCCCTGAACGCGGCCATCGAGGCGGCCCGAGCCGGCGCCGCCGGGCGCGGCTTTGCCGTGGTCGCGGACGAAGTCCGCAAACTGGCCGAAAAAACCATGCAGGCCACCAGCGAAGTCAGCCAGTACATCCGGGCCATCCAGGACAGCGCCCGGACCAGTATCCAGGCCACGGAGGGCACGGCCCAGGTCATCGGCCAGGCCACGGAACTCAGCCAGGCGGCCAACGACTCCCTGGCCGCCATTCTGCGCCTCATCAGCGAAACCAACGATCAGATCCGGGCCATCGCCACGGCCACGGAGGAACAATCCGCGGCCAGCGAGCAGATTGGCCGGTCCACCAACGAGGTCAATTCCATCGCCGAGAACACGGTCCAGGTCATGCACGACTTCAAGACCGGCGTCGACAACCTGCGCACCTTGGCCATGGAGCTCGATCAGGCCATGGAACAAATGCAGCAGCGCTAG
- a CDS encoding lipoate--protein ligase yields MRYIFNAHTDPAFNLAAEEWLLRNTDDDIFMLWRNDKAVIVGRNQNTAAEIDEAFVREHGVAVIRRLTGGGAVFHDLGNVNFTFIQHGEQARHLDFHRFTVPILEALRAMGVDCRFEGRNDLVIDGQKFSGNAQLVEKDRVLHHGTLLFSARMADLSGALRVNPVKFVGKAVKSVTKRVTNIASHLPAPMSVEAFIEQVMAHVSGGASRSALGFTSGEEAGIGELVRSKYGTWDWNFGASPTYGFTRGTRTPGGVVEVHLDVHHGRIQAARIFGDFFGTRPVAGLEGRLAGCRHERADILAVLGDVRVEEFIRDVDAATFVECLF; encoded by the coding sequence ATGCGGTATATTTTCAATGCCCACACCGACCCGGCCTTTAATCTCGCGGCCGAGGAATGGTTGCTGCGTAACACGGATGACGACATTTTCATGCTCTGGCGCAACGACAAGGCCGTCATTGTCGGGCGCAATCAGAACACGGCCGCCGAGATTGACGAGGCCTTCGTGCGTGAGCACGGCGTCGCGGTCATCCGGCGTCTGACCGGAGGCGGGGCCGTGTTCCACGATCTGGGCAACGTCAATTTTACCTTCATTCAGCACGGCGAGCAGGCCAGACACCTGGATTTCCATCGTTTCACAGTGCCCATTCTGGAGGCCCTGCGCGCCATGGGCGTGGATTGTCGGTTCGAGGGGCGCAACGATCTGGTCATCGATGGCCAGAAGTTTTCCGGCAACGCCCAACTCGTCGAGAAAGATCGGGTTCTGCACCACGGCACCCTGCTGTTTTCGGCCCGGATGGCCGACTTGTCCGGTGCCCTCAGGGTCAATCCGGTCAAGTTCGTGGGCAAGGCGGTCAAGAGCGTCACCAAGCGGGTGACCAACATTGCAAGCCATTTGCCCGCGCCCATGAGCGTGGAGGCCTTTATCGAACAGGTCATGGCCCATGTTTCGGGTGGTGCCTCGCGGTCGGCCCTGGGATTTACGTCCGGGGAAGAGGCCGGCATCGGGGAGCTGGTCCGGAGCAAATACGGGACCTGGGATTGGAATTTCGGGGCGTCGCCCACGTATGGTTTTACCCGTGGCACACGCACTCCGGGCGGGGTGGTCGAGGTTCATCTCGATGTCCACCACGGCCGTATCCAGGCCGCGCGGATTTTTGGGGATTTTTTCGGCACCCGTCCCGTGGCCGGATTGGAGGGCCGTCTCGCGGGCTGCCGGCACGAGAGGGCCGATATCCTGGCGGTGCTGGGCGATGTGCGGGTGGAGGAATTCATTCGCGACGTGGACGCGGCAACCTTTGTGGAGTGTCTTTTTTAG